One genomic segment of Bosea sp. 685 includes these proteins:
- a CDS encoding GntR family transcriptional regulator produces the protein MAALEGLCGALAARRITEAKQQELEKAHEDYVKEASQESADAYYYANERFHLMIYEACGNAFLAEQARQLHTRLKPYRRLQLRARSRVANSLSEHQSIVDAIRAGDGEKAERVLRDHILIQGERLADFIASFDRAT, from the coding sequence ATGGCCGCTCTGGAGGGCCTGTGCGGGGCCCTGGCCGCTCGCCGGATCACGGAAGCGAAGCAGCAGGAGCTTGAGAAGGCGCATGAGGATTACGTGAAGGAGGCGTCCCAGGAGAGCGCCGACGCGTATTACTACGCCAACGAGCGCTTCCACCTGATGATCTACGAGGCCTGCGGGAACGCGTTTCTGGCGGAACAGGCCCGCCAGTTGCACACCCGCCTCAAGCCTTATCGCCGTCTCCAGCTGCGAGCCCGCAGCCGTGTCGCGAATTCACTGTCCGAGCATCAAAGCATCGTCGATGCCATCCGCGCCGGAGACGGAGAAAAGGCGGAGCGGGTGCTTAGGGATCACATCCTGATCCAGGGAGAGCGCCTCGCCGACTTCATCGCGTCCTTCGACCGCGCTACATAG
- a CDS encoding GntR family transcriptional regulator, which translates to MSMSRSTHLRDQIEEEIATGAFKPGDRLDEVSLADRFGVSRTPIREALQQLSVAGLVEIRRHRGAIVSAPDPKRLIDMFELMAELEAICGRLAARRLLPDDEAELKRTLEACRKAAELGDTDTYYYENERFHRAIYVASGNGFVAEQALALHKRLAPFRRLQLRVRNRMRTSQTEHESIVAALLEGNSEAAAARLHSHVAVQGERFADLIASLNRVAAE; encoded by the coding sequence ATGAGCATGAGCCGTTCCACCCATTTACGGGACCAAATCGAGGAAGAGATCGCCACCGGGGCCTTCAAGCCCGGCGACCGGCTGGACGAGGTGTCGCTGGCGGACAGGTTCGGCGTGTCGCGCACACCGATCCGGGAGGCGCTGCAGCAGCTTTCCGTTGCTGGACTAGTGGAGATCCGCCGCCATCGCGGCGCTATCGTCAGCGCGCCCGACCCGAAGCGGCTCATCGATATGTTCGAGTTGATGGCCGAGCTGGAGGCCATCTGCGGGCGGCTCGCCGCGCGCCGGCTCCTGCCCGATGACGAGGCTGAACTGAAGCGCACGCTCGAGGCCTGCCGTAAGGCGGCCGAGCTCGGCGACACCGACACCTATTATTACGAGAATGAGCGCTTCCACCGGGCGATTTACGTCGCGAGCGGCAACGGCTTCGTTGCGGAACAGGCGCTGGCCCTGCACAAGCGCCTTGCCCCGTTCCGTCGGCTGCAATTGCGAGTCCGCAACCGTATGCGCACGTCGCAGACCGAGCACGAGAGCATCGTTGCGGCGCTGCTCGAAGGTAATAGCGAGGCAGCAGCGGCGCGCCTTCATTCTCACGTTGCCGTGCAAGGGGAGCGCTTCGCCGATCTAATCGCTTCTCTCAACAGGGTTGCAGCAGAGTGA
- a CDS encoding aldolase/citrate lyase family protein, producing MELPRNRFKHELLAGRQQIGLWCSLPGSYAAEAVAGAGYDWLLFDTEHSPGDPLTVLPQLQAVAPYDVSAVVRPASNDVVLIKRFLDFGAQTLLIPYVQNAEEAAAAVAATRYPPAGVRGVSGLTRATRFGRIPGYAKRAAEELCVLVQIETVEALQQIERIAGVEGVDGLFVGPADLAASLGYAGEPGHPSVEAEVVAAIGRIRAAGKPAGILTPDEAFARRCIEAGSSFTAVAIDAGILARGTEAVAARFR from the coding sequence CTGGAACTGCCTCGCAATCGCTTCAAGCATGAGTTGCTCGCCGGCCGCCAGCAGATCGGGCTCTGGTGCTCCCTTCCGGGGTCCTATGCGGCGGAGGCCGTCGCAGGCGCGGGGTACGACTGGCTGTTGTTCGACACCGAGCATTCGCCCGGCGACCCCCTGACGGTCCTGCCCCAACTTCAGGCCGTGGCGCCCTACGATGTGTCGGCGGTGGTCAGGCCGGCGTCGAACGATGTCGTGCTGATCAAGCGCTTCCTGGACTTTGGAGCACAGACGCTTCTCATTCCCTATGTCCAGAATGCCGAGGAGGCCGCCGCGGCCGTCGCGGCCACTCGCTATCCGCCGGCGGGGGTGCGCGGAGTGTCCGGGCTGACGCGGGCGACCCGGTTCGGCCGGATACCCGGCTACGCCAAGCGCGCCGCCGAAGAGCTCTGCGTACTCGTCCAGATCGAGACGGTCGAGGCCCTGCAACAGATCGAGCGCATCGCTGGCGTCGAAGGCGTCGACGGTTTGTTCGTCGGACCCGCCGATCTCGCCGCCAGTCTCGGATATGCCGGCGAACCCGGCCATCCGTCGGTCGAGGCCGAGGTCGTCGCCGCCATCGGCCGGATCCGAGCTGCAGGAAAGCCCGCCGGCATCCTGACGCCGGACGAGGCCTTCGCGCGCCGTTGCATCGAGGCGGGCTCGTCGTTCACCGCAGTGGCGATCGATGCCGGAATCCTTGCGCGCGGAACAGAGGCCGTCGCGGCCCGGTTCAGGTAA
- a CDS encoding malonyl-CoA decarboxylase, protein MKLSRSVSRLEAAPAFLSDLIDTLTERGRSLLRHRDVRNATTKDALPELGELLLSRRGEASGVVLAQALVAGYVAADPVKRLEFLTALADRFGPDRRRIEMAIEAVRKNEVPDALEDLHAAAEPRRQELIRRLNLAPGGTSALVRMREELLRHLADHPELRRVDADFSHLFSSWFNRGFLVVRPIDWTTPANILEKIIRYEAVHAIRNWDDLRNRLEPEDRRCYGFFHPQLVDEPLIFVEVALTRSIPGAIGPLLDLARKPTPASETTTAVFYSISNTQKGLGGVSFGNFLIKQVVENLKRELPDLKTFVTLSPVPGFAAWLARERRAEAPACLDAAAREAFATLDEPAWHEDPAKVEKVKEPLLQAAAYYFLKAKDSKGRPIDPVARFHLGNGARLERLNAFGDLSPKGLKQSHGLMVNYLYALDEIEANHEAFAENGKVAASAAVRKTLRADLPSRDLVPTP, encoded by the coding sequence ATGAAACTCTCTCGATCCGTGTCCCGGCTGGAGGCCGCGCCGGCCTTCCTCAGCGACCTCATCGACACGCTGACGGAGCGGGGACGATCCTTGCTCCGACACAGGGATGTCAGGAATGCCACCACCAAGGACGCGCTGCCGGAGCTCGGCGAGTTGCTACTGTCGCGTCGGGGCGAGGCTTCGGGCGTGGTGCTGGCGCAAGCCCTGGTCGCCGGCTATGTCGCTGCCGATCCCGTGAAGCGCCTGGAGTTCCTGACAGCGCTGGCGGACCGCTTCGGGCCGGATCGGCGCCGCATCGAGATGGCGATCGAGGCGGTTCGCAAGAACGAGGTGCCGGACGCCTTGGAAGACCTGCATGCTGCCGCAGAGCCCCGGCGACAGGAGTTGATCCGACGCCTCAACCTCGCCCCGGGGGGCACCTCCGCCCTCGTGCGGATGCGGGAAGAGCTTCTCCGGCACCTGGCCGATCATCCGGAACTGAGGCGGGTCGATGCCGATTTCAGCCATCTCTTCTCGTCCTGGTTCAACAGGGGGTTCCTGGTGGTTCGGCCGATCGACTGGACCACGCCGGCCAACATCCTCGAGAAGATTATCCGCTACGAGGCCGTGCATGCGATCCGGAACTGGGACGATCTGCGCAACCGCCTCGAACCCGAGGACCGCCGTTGCTACGGCTTCTTCCATCCCCAGCTCGTCGACGAGCCGCTCATCTTCGTGGAAGTGGCCCTCACGCGGAGCATCCCCGGCGCGATCGGTCCGCTGCTCGACCTCGCCCGCAAGCCGACGCCGGCATCCGAGACCACGACCGCGGTGTTCTACTCGATCTCGAACACCCAGAAGGGGCTGGGCGGCGTCTCTTTCGGCAACTTTCTGATCAAGCAGGTGGTGGAGAACCTCAAGCGCGAGCTGCCGGATCTCAAGACCTTTGTCACGCTGTCGCCCGTGCCCGGCTTCGCAGCCTGGCTTGCGCGCGAACGCAGGGCGGAGGCGCCCGCCTGCCTCGACGCGGCGGCACGGGAGGCCTTCGCGACGCTCGACGAGCCTGCCTGGCACGAGGATCCGGCCAAGGTCGAGAAGGTCAAGGAGCCCCTTCTGCAGGCGGCCGCCTATTACTTCCTGAAGGCAAAGGATTCAAAGGGCCGACCGATCGATCCCGTGGCGCGGTTCCATCTCGGAAACGGCGCCCGCTTGGAGCGGTTGAACGCTTTCGGCGATCTCTCACCCAAGGGCCTGAAGCAATCGCATGGTCTGATGGTGAACTATCTCTATGCGCTCGACGAGATCGAGGCAAACCATGAGGCGTTCGCCGAAAACGGCAAGGTTGCGGCCTCTGCGGCCGTCCGCAAAACCCTGCGCGCCGACCTCCCATCCCGTGACCTGGTGCCGACGCCATGA
- the folD gene encoding bifunctional methylenetetrahydrofolate dehydrogenase/methenyltetrahydrofolate cyclohydrolase FolD, producing the protein MSASIIDGKAIAEGLRARLKEDVSAFGANGRAPGLAVVLVGSDPASAVYVRAKARQTAEVGMLSFEHRLPGDVRQDDLIRLVETLNRDPAVDGILVQLPLPAHIDATVILSTVDPAKDVDGFHPVNAGRLATGDTRALSPCTPLGCIHLLKSVRANLAGAHAVVLGRSNIVGKPLAQLLLGENCTVTIAHSRTRDVAGVCRTADIVVAAAGQPEMVRGDWIQRGALVIDVGINRIAREGGYRLVGDAAFDEVRDRAGAITPVPGGVGPMTIAYLLQNTLKAARQRSCDAVT; encoded by the coding sequence ATGTCAGCTTCCATCATCGACGGCAAAGCCATAGCCGAAGGGCTGCGGGCGCGGCTGAAAGAAGACGTCTCGGCTTTCGGCGCAAATGGACGTGCGCCCGGCCTCGCCGTCGTACTCGTCGGAAGCGATCCGGCCAGCGCCGTGTACGTCCGAGCCAAGGCCCGGCAAACCGCCGAGGTCGGAATGCTATCGTTCGAGCATCGACTTCCAGGGGATGTGCGGCAGGACGATCTGATCCGATTGGTCGAGACGCTAAACCGCGATCCGGCGGTGGACGGGATACTCGTCCAGCTCCCTCTGCCAGCTCACATCGATGCGACCGTGATCCTTTCGACGGTCGATCCAGCGAAGGACGTCGACGGCTTTCATCCGGTCAATGCGGGCCGTCTGGCCACGGGCGATACGCGAGCCTTGTCGCCCTGCACGCCGCTCGGCTGCATCCATTTGCTGAAAAGCGTCCGAGCCAACCTGGCTGGAGCGCATGCCGTCGTTTTAGGCCGCTCCAACATCGTCGGAAAACCGTTGGCGCAATTGCTTCTGGGCGAGAACTGCACGGTCACGATCGCCCATTCCCGCACCCGCGACGTCGCGGGCGTTTGCCGCACGGCGGACATCGTCGTCGCAGCGGCCGGCCAGCCGGAAATGGTCCGGGGCGACTGGATCCAGCGCGGCGCGCTCGTCATCGACGTGGGCATCAACCGCATTGCGAGAGAGGGTGGATACCGGCTGGTTGGCGACGCCGCTTTCGACGAGGTCCGCGATCGGGCTGGAGCCATCACGCCCGTCCCCGGCGGCGTCGGTCCGATGACGATCGCCTACCTGCTGCAAAACACGCTGAAGGCCGCACGGCAGCGTTCGTGCGACGCCGTTACCTGA
- the purU gene encoding formyltetrahydrofolate deformylase, which produces MAISDTYLLTLSCRNRPGIVARVATHLFMHDANIQDAQQFDDEETGRFFMRVRFGLLSDAASLDDLRESFAEVATTFGMDWTIRSRRDKQRVVIMVSRFDHCLTDILYRWRMGELDMDIVGIIANYPRETYAAHEFGDIPFDYLPITKDTKPEQEAAVWRVVQERKADLVILARYMQILSDDLATKLADRCINIHHSFLPGFKGAKPYHQAFERGVKLIGATAHYVTSDLDEGPIIEQDVERISHVDTPDDLVRKGRDIERRVLSRAIAWHLDGRVLRNGTKTVVFRD; this is translated from the coding sequence ATGGCTATCTCGGACACATACCTTCTCACCCTATCGTGCCGAAACCGCCCGGGCATCGTGGCGAGAGTCGCCACGCACTTGTTCATGCACGACGCGAACATCCAGGACGCCCAGCAGTTCGACGACGAGGAGACCGGGCGCTTCTTCATGCGCGTACGCTTCGGGCTCCTATCCGATGCGGCATCGCTGGACGATCTGCGCGAGAGCTTCGCCGAGGTCGCCACGACGTTCGGCATGGATTGGACGATTCGTTCACGGCGAGACAAGCAGCGTGTCGTCATCATGGTGTCCCGGTTCGATCATTGCCTGACCGACATCCTTTATCGCTGGCGGATGGGCGAGCTCGACATGGACATCGTCGGCATCATAGCGAACTATCCGCGCGAGACTTACGCGGCCCACGAGTTCGGCGATATCCCTTTCGACTACCTGCCGATCACCAAGGATACGAAGCCTGAGCAGGAGGCGGCCGTCTGGCGAGTCGTCCAGGAACGGAAAGCCGATCTCGTCATCCTCGCGCGATACATGCAGATTTTGTCGGACGATCTGGCAACGAAGCTCGCCGACCGCTGCATCAACATCCATCACTCCTTCCTGCCCGGTTTCAAGGGTGCGAAGCCGTATCACCAGGCGTTCGAGAGGGGCGTCAAGTTGATCGGGGCGACGGCCCACTACGTCACCTCCGACCTCGACGAGGGACCGATCATCGAGCAGGACGTCGAACGGATATCGCACGTCGACACGCCCGACGATCTCGTGCGCAAAGGTCGCGACATCGAACGCCGCGTGCTTTCGCGGGCGATAGCCTGGCATCTAGACGGTCGGGTCTTGCGCAACGGTACCAAGACCGTCGTTTTCCGGGACTAG
- the dctP gene encoding TRAP transporter substrate-binding protein DctP encodes MQLTRRQALAGALALPALLPFTRSAHAATTLKISHQFPGGTAEQGDFRDRFCRLFAAEVEKRANGALKFDVYANASLMKTNAQFSALRRGALDMSLYPIAYAGGELHACNLGLMPCLVTSYEQGAAWKAAEIGKALSGIVESKGVQFISWIWQAGGVASRRTPVLSPADVKGVKIRGGSREMDLMFAAAGGQVSTMPSNEIYIGMQTSSLDAAVTSSTSLISFRLEELAKSLTAARKGSFWFMLEPLLMSKAIFDRLPPDQKAVLLDVGAEMEVWAMAQAKKDDEAVAAIYAAKGVQVSDFTAANLAEWRQVAEASAWKDYAARSSEAADLLKLAQKVA; translated from the coding sequence ATGCAATTGACCCGCAGACAGGCATTGGCTGGCGCGCTCGCCCTGCCGGCCTTATTGCCCTTCACTCGATCCGCGCACGCTGCCACCACACTCAAAATCTCCCATCAGTTTCCGGGGGGCACCGCCGAACAGGGTGATTTCCGCGACCGCTTCTGCCGGCTTTTCGCGGCGGAGGTTGAAAAACGCGCCAACGGAGCGCTGAAATTCGATGTCTATGCCAACGCTTCGCTGATGAAGACCAATGCGCAATTCTCTGCGCTGCGGCGCGGCGCGCTGGACATGTCGCTCTATCCAATCGCCTATGCCGGCGGAGAACTGCACGCCTGCAATCTCGGGCTGATGCCCTGCCTGGTGACGAGCTATGAGCAGGGAGCGGCGTGGAAGGCAGCCGAGATCGGCAAGGCCCTTTCCGGCATCGTCGAAAGCAAGGGCGTCCAGTTCATTTCGTGGATCTGGCAGGCTGGCGGCGTCGCTTCGCGGCGGACGCCGGTGCTCAGCCCCGCCGACGTCAAGGGCGTCAAGATCCGCGGCGGTAGTCGCGAGATGGACCTGATGTTCGCGGCGGCCGGCGGACAGGTTTCGACCATGCCCTCCAATGAAATCTACATTGGCATGCAGACCAGCTCCCTGGATGCGGCCGTGACATCCTCCACCAGCCTGATTTCCTTCCGCCTGGAAGAACTGGCGAAGTCCCTGACCGCGGCGCGCAAGGGCTCGTTCTGGTTCATGCTCGAGCCCCTGCTGATGTCAAAGGCTATCTTCGATCGCTTGCCGCCCGACCAGAAGGCGGTGCTGCTGGACGTCGGCGCCGAGATGGAGGTTTGGGCCATGGCTCAGGCGAAGAAGGACGACGAGGCCGTAGCCGCCATCTATGCGGCGAAAGGCGTGCAGGTCTCCGATTTCACCGCGGCGAACTTGGCCGAATGGCGCCAGGTGGCCGAGGCCAGCGCCTGGAAGGACTACGCCGCGCGATCGAGCGAGGCTGCCGACTTGCTCAAACTCGCACAGAAGGTGGCCTGA
- a CDS encoding ABC transporter ATP-binding protein encodes MTESLLRLEAVQASYGQSRILFDVSLTVGRGEMVGLLGRNGMGKTTTVRAVTGQLPASGGDIVFKGKSIRSMPSHLLGRMGIGLVPEGRRIFPNLTVRENLVAAAANRSGRPDPWTLERVLALFPRLAERLGNWGSQLSGGEQQMLAVGRALMINPDLLILDEATEGLAPIVRDVIWSALRQLKSEGLSILVIDRNLRQMMEVGDRHHIIEKGRTVWTGPSQAFLSEPSLKGRYLSV; translated from the coding sequence ATGACGGAGAGCTTGCTGCGGCTGGAGGCGGTGCAGGCTTCCTACGGCCAGTCGCGCATCCTGTTCGATGTTTCACTGACGGTGGGCCGAGGCGAGATGGTGGGGTTGCTCGGCCGCAATGGCATGGGCAAGACGACCACTGTGCGCGCGGTCACCGGCCAGCTCCCGGCCTCGGGCGGGGATATAGTCTTCAAGGGGAAATCCATCCGGTCGATGCCCTCGCATCTTCTGGGACGAATGGGCATTGGGCTCGTCCCCGAAGGACGGCGCATCTTCCCAAACTTGACCGTTCGGGAGAACCTCGTGGCTGCTGCGGCAAACCGCTCGGGGCGGCCCGATCCTTGGACACTTGAGCGTGTCCTGGCTCTCTTTCCCCGACTGGCGGAGCGACTCGGCAACTGGGGCTCGCAACTTTCTGGGGGCGAGCAGCAAATGCTCGCCGTCGGTCGCGCCCTAATGATCAATCCCGACCTGCTGATCCTCGACGAGGCGACCGAAGGGTTGGCTCCGATCGTGCGGGACGTCATCTGGAGCGCGTTGCGACAACTCAAGTCCGAGGGTCTCTCGATCCTCGTCATAGACCGCAACCTCCGGCAGATGATGGAAGTCGGGGACCGGCATCACATAATCGAGAAGGGACGCACGGTATGGACCGGGCCTTCACAGGCCTTCCTGTCCGAGCCCTCGCTCAAGGGGCGCTACCTGAGCGTCTGA
- a CDS encoding 4-hydroxybenzoate 3-monooxygenase: MKTQVAIIGAGPAGLLLAQLLKCAGIESIVVESRSRAYIENRIRAGVIEAGTVDILREAGVADGALGEGIVHEGTALRFEGRTHRLDLMDLVGRGITIYPQHKLVGDLVSARLAAGDPILFETPVVELNDITSDTPTITVERDGARETIACRFVVGADGFHGPSRQALPSGDLRIWDQDYPYKWLALMAETPPPSHELIYSAHERGFTLMSMRSPTVSRIYIQVPMNVDAEAWSDDQVWSELDLRLRDGEPVPLREGAITQRSTIHLRSFVAAPMRHGSVFLAGDAAHIVPPTGAKGLNLAAADVAVLGDALKRYFGNGDRSGIDGYSDRCLRRVWQVQRFSAWITHALHVSDNPFEQALNLASLRHIVENRHAAVSFADNYTGLPLN, from the coding sequence ATGAAGACTCAAGTCGCCATCATCGGCGCCGGGCCTGCCGGTTTGCTTCTTGCTCAGCTGCTCAAATGTGCCGGCATCGAGAGCATCGTCGTCGAAAGCCGGAGCCGGGCCTATATTGAGAATCGGATCAGGGCTGGCGTCATCGAGGCGGGGACGGTGGACATCCTGCGCGAGGCCGGCGTCGCGGACGGCGCGCTCGGGGAGGGCATCGTCCACGAGGGTACCGCTCTCCGCTTCGAGGGCCGAACTCACCGACTCGATCTCATGGATCTGGTCGGGCGCGGCATCACGATCTATCCCCAGCACAAGCTGGTCGGCGATCTCGTATCCGCAAGGCTAGCAGCCGGCGACCCGATCCTATTTGAGACGCCCGTCGTCGAGCTCAACGACATCACGTCGGACACGCCGACCATCACGGTCGAGCGGGATGGTGCCCGCGAAACCATCGCGTGCCGTTTCGTCGTCGGGGCCGACGGCTTCCATGGGCCTAGCAGGCAGGCCCTGCCCTCGGGGGACCTGCGAATCTGGGACCAGGACTATCCCTACAAATGGCTCGCCCTCATGGCTGAGACGCCGCCTCCAAGTCATGAACTGATCTACTCGGCGCACGAACGCGGCTTCACGCTGATGTCGATGCGCTCCCCAACGGTCAGCCGCATCTACATTCAGGTGCCCATGAACGTCGATGCGGAAGCGTGGTCGGACGACCAGGTCTGGTCGGAGCTCGATCTCAGGCTGCGCGACGGCGAACCGGTCCCTCTGCGCGAGGGCGCGATCACCCAGCGCTCGACCATCCATCTGCGGAGTTTCGTCGCCGCGCCGATGCGACATGGCAGCGTGTTCCTCGCGGGCGATGCGGCCCATATCGTTCCGCCGACCGGGGCGAAGGGGCTCAATCTGGCTGCGGCGGACGTTGCGGTGCTGGGCGACGCGCTGAAGCGGTATTTTGGGAATGGCGACCGATCGGGCATCGACGGCTATTCCGACCGATGCCTTCGTCGCGTTTGGCAGGTCCAGCGGTTCTCGGCATGGATCACGCACGCCCTTCACGTGTCCGACAATCCTTTCGAGCAGGCTTTGAACCTCGCCAGCCTCAGGCACATCGTCGAAAATAGACACGCGGCGGTGTCCTTCGCGGACAACTATACGGGACTTCCGCTGAATTGA
- a CDS encoding malonyl-CoA synthase: MNANLFDRLERSIADPARAAIMTPAGETISYAELISLAGRLANVLVARGVKPGDRVAVQVEKSVPAMMLYLATARAGAVYLPLNTGYTLTELEYFIGDAEPSLVVCDPGKREGIAAIAAKVGGCVETLDARGQGTLTEAADLAPEAFATVQRAGDDLAAILYTSGTTGRSKGAMLTHDNLVSNALTLKEVWRFTEGDTLIHALPIYHTHGLFVAGNVTLFSGASMIFLPKFDADEILALMPRATALMGVPTFYVRLLQNPGLTPQATAGMRLFVSGSAPLLAETHREWSARTGHAILERYGMTETNMNTSNPYDGHRVPGAVGLPLPGVTVRITDPETGTELARNEIGMIEVKGPNVFKGYWRMPEKTAAEFRPDGFFITGDLGKIDERGYVHIVGRGKDLVITGGFNVYPKEIEDEIDAIAGVFESAVIGIPHADFGEGVTAVVVRSKEASVDERAILAGLDGRLAKFKLPKRIVFVDELPRNAMGKVQKNALREMFSGLYQRSAKA; this comes from the coding sequence ATGAACGCGAACCTGTTTGACCGGCTGGAGCGCTCGATCGCCGACCCCGCCAGGGCGGCTATCATGACCCCTGCGGGCGAGACCATCAGCTATGCCGAGCTCATCTCGCTGGCCGGCCGTCTCGCAAACGTGCTGGTCGCCCGTGGGGTCAAGCCGGGCGATCGCGTCGCAGTCCAGGTCGAGAAGTCCGTTCCGGCCATGATGCTTTATCTCGCGACCGCGCGGGCCGGAGCCGTCTACCTGCCGCTCAACACGGGCTATACGCTTACCGAGCTGGAATACTTCATCGGCGACGCCGAGCCCTCGCTGGTCGTCTGCGATCCCGGCAAGCGCGAGGGTATCGCCGCCATCGCCGCGAAGGTCGGCGGCTGCGTCGAGACGTTGGACGCAAGAGGGCAGGGCACGCTGACCGAAGCGGCCGATCTGGCCCCGGAAGCCTTCGCGACAGTGCAAAGAGCGGGGGACGACCTGGCCGCCATTCTCTACACATCGGGGACGACGGGCCGCTCCAAGGGAGCAATGCTCACGCACGACAACCTCGTCTCGAATGCACTGACCCTGAAGGAGGTCTGGCGCTTCACCGAGGGCGACACGCTCATCCATGCCCTGCCGATCTACCATACCCATGGCCTGTTCGTGGCCGGCAACGTGACCCTCTTCTCCGGCGCGTCGATGATCTTCCTGCCGAAGTTCGACGCCGACGAGATCCTTGCGCTGATGCCTCGCGCGACGGCCCTCATGGGCGTGCCGACCTTCTATGTCCGCCTGCTGCAAAATCCTGGTCTGACTCCTCAGGCGACCGCCGGCATGCGCCTGTTCGTGTCGGGTTCGGCGCCGCTGCTGGCTGAGACGCATCGCGAGTGGAGCGCTCGCACCGGCCACGCCATTCTCGAGCGCTACGGCATGACCGAAACCAACATGAACACCTCGAACCCCTATGACGGGCACCGGGTGCCCGGTGCCGTCGGGCTACCCTTGCCAGGAGTCACGGTCCGTATCACCGACCCCGAGACGGGGACGGAGCTGGCGCGGAACGAGATCGGCATGATCGAGGTCAAGGGGCCGAACGTGTTCAAGGGCTACTGGCGCATGCCGGAGAAGACGGCGGCGGAGTTCCGCCCGGACGGCTTCTTCATCACCGGCGACCTCGGCAAGATCGACGAGCGCGGCTACGTGCACATTGTCGGCCGCGGCAAGGATCTCGTGATCACGGGTGGCTTCAACGTCTATCCGAAGGAGATCGAAGACGAGATCGACGCCATTGCCGGCGTGTTCGAATCGGCGGTGATCGGCATTCCGCATGCCGATTTCGGCGAGGGCGTCACGGCCGTCGTCGTCCGCTCCAAAGAGGCGTCGGTGGATGAACGCGCGATCCTGGCCGGGCTCGACGGGCGGCTCGCGAAGTTCAAGCTGCCCAAGCGCATCGTCTTCGTCGACGAGCTTCCGCGCAACGCCATGGGTAAGGTGCAGAAGAATGCCCTGCGCGAAATGTTCAGCGGCCTCTACCAGAGATCCGCCAAGGCTTAG
- a CDS encoding GntR family transcriptional regulator, with protein MRSEDDLAKADRTKAAPSAPADGEHRAALVAPGGNEESGKNTISSRLVSRMREAILQGELPPGSKINLDRARKTFDVSLSPMREALARLTSVGLVELHDNRGYTVAPVSLSNLREITQLRAEFECLALDMAMQNGDLAWESGITRALHRLNRIHREASDTASLEAWEDAHREFHLTLIQGCDMPILLNFCTTLHNLNDRYRRIFLTRTGGDANVEQEHNQIAQGAVARDRDYARDRLREHILRTGRNLQNALSEDRAGALLALGQPARKRRRAAGAGSDV; from the coding sequence ATGCGATCGGAGGACGACTTGGCGAAGGCAGATCGCACGAAGGCTGCACCTTCAGCTCCGGCCGACGGGGAGCACCGCGCCGCCTTGGTAGCCCCTGGCGGGAACGAGGAGAGCGGCAAGAACACGATCTCATCGCGCCTCGTCTCTCGGATGCGGGAGGCCATCTTGCAAGGCGAGCTTCCCCCGGGCTCGAAGATCAACCTCGACAGGGCACGGAAAACGTTCGACGTGAGCCTGAGCCCCATGAGGGAGGCGCTGGCCCGGTTGACCTCCGTTGGCTTGGTCGAACTTCACGACAATCGGGGTTACACGGTGGCGCCGGTTTCGCTGTCGAACCTGCGAGAGATCACGCAACTGCGCGCCGAATTCGAATGCCTTGCGCTCGACATGGCAATGCAGAACGGAGACCTCGCTTGGGAAAGCGGGATAACGAGGGCCTTGCACAGGCTGAATCGCATTCATCGCGAGGCGTCGGATACGGCGAGCCTCGAAGCCTGGGAGGATGCGCATCGGGAATTCCACCTGACGTTGATCCAGGGGTGTGACATGCCGATCCTGCTAAATTTTTGCACGACCCTGCATAACCTGAACGATCGCTACAGACGGATATTCCTCACACGAACTGGCGGCGACGCCAACGTCGAACAGGAGCATAATCAGATCGCCCAAGGCGCGGTTGCTCGTGACCGGGACTATGCGCGCGACAGGCTGCGCGAGCATATTTTGCGGACCGGACGTAATCTGCAAAATGCGTTGTCGGAAGATCGCGCCGGCGCACTTCTCGCTCTCGGGCAACCCGCACGGAAGCGCAGGCGCGCAGCAGGCGCAGGCTCAGACGTTTGA